GCGGTAGGACTCGCAGGCCTCCAGGGCGGCTTGCATTTCTCTGAGTCTGCGCAGCACAGGGGACAGCAGCTCTCGGCGCAGGCGGCGCCCGTTGTGGAAGAACTGGTAGAGAGCCTCCTTGAAGCCTGCAAGGGTCAGCTTACGGCCATGGTACTTATTCATGAACATCAGCTGGCCCGAGTCAGACTGGTACACCTGCAggtcacacagaaacatgagcATTACAGCTCCACATGTAACCAATACAAAAAGACTTCAAAAGCAGAGGAGTTGTGTTGCGTCTCTGCCGTACCTGCATGCCACAAAGCCGCACTCCAATAGAGGCAGACGTGCTCTGTTGACACTTGCGAATCTGGTTGGCTTTCTTTTCCTCCGATGCATCGTCCCCATGTTGGCGAGTTCCCATCTTCAAGTCCAAGACGCATGGCACTGTATAGCGCCATGTCAGGTTCTCCAAAAGGATAAATTCTGTGAACGTTGGTCAAGgatcacacaacaacaacagacctATAGACTAACACACCGTGTACACgtttatattaacatttaaaaccCATCCCCCCCACTTCACTGCACAATGAAACTGCTGTTCCTTCATGAAAGGATACTGTATTGATTACGGTGCTTTGCATTCTCCTTCATCCTCTGTAGGTGCTGCTGGTGACATTTGAGACTCCAGGGATTGTGTTTGATCTGTGGCACCACATTGCCTTTTTCCAGGCTGAAGTACAGAacctctgcctgctgctgctgctgcatctcatCACGATTGTAACTGTAGAAAGTGGCAACACAGGAAAAATGTCAGCTTTGGTGTTACAGAACTTATCCAGTGAGTGTCTGTTGTTTatgaaagcattaaaaaaaaaaaaagaaaaggtgcCGAGTCAAGCATCCTCACCTCATGATCTTGTCCTCTTTACGGCTGTGTCGAGCTCTTTCTTTGCTGTAGTTGTCATTTTCCAGAAGTAATGGGGACTGCTTCTTGTTGCTCCACTTCAGCATCTTGCTCTTGGGCTCACAGTCTGATGAGGGATCTTTGTTTTCCAGGTCCCCTGATTCGCTGTGGAGGGGGTAGGCGATGAGGCACAGGTtcccttcctcatcctcttcgAAACTGACTGACACTACACCTAAAAGAGGGTGAAAACAAGACCGTTCATTTGCACTGTGGAAGGAATTATGGATATCATATTAGGTTATCAATTTCCAATAActtacaacattaaaaaacaaatttccGCAAAGATACGGACACATTCATACAGCCATTTGCATGCTCACCtctccacatgcacacacacacacacacattaacatgttCTATGGAGGTTGAGGTTTTGGATGTGACAGATGAAAGAGGAAAGCAGGACATTAACAAACAGTATTTACACCACTCAGgtaacaaaagagacaaaataccACGCAAGGCTGAAATGTGTCAAACTGAGCAGGACTTTTATTAGGCAACTGCTAAACATCTtcataaaacaagaaaataactCATGATACAGAGTTTCAAGCAGTCCACAATGACATGAGAAATGAGGTACAGTTCTTTTTCCAGATATAAAACATACAAACGACAGTTCAATAAGCTACAGAGAAGGGTTGCTTAATCCCATTACATGTGATCATCAGTACTTTGACACGATTCAGTGACAGCCTGTGTTCACAGTTTGTTATACAGACCTTAAATGAAACAAGAACATTTGAAGATGTTCTATACAGTTTGTTATGGAGCATCAACCCCAATTTTACAAACTCAAAAAGAACCCAGAGAGACCAACAGATGCTTCTACAATCACcttaatgataaaataaacacagtgtaCTTAAATACCAATAATAATCTGAGACACATTCCACAAACAGGCACTCTAGCAGGCCCCCACAAGCCCCCTTTAAAAGTCCCTAGAAGGGCCTGTGTGTTGCACGTCTCTGTGCAGGGTGGGGGAGGTGTCGCACTGAGAATAAACACCACAGCTGCAGCGGCTGATACAGATAaaccacagacaggaaggagggaTGTGGTCAAAACTgattgagagagaaagacacgGAAACAGCATCCGGGGTGATACACAACACATTTTGCATCCACCACAGGTGGAAGTCATATTACAAACAGCTGCCCAACAATGGAGAACAAACAGCAGGCTAGTCTGGGAGCATCCTGAACAAACAGAGCCAGTGTTTAAAAAATGCGTTTAGTGTCTTTGCATGTTACACGACGGGCCTGAAGACCCAGCATCCACCTTTCTTCCGCAGCTCGAGGCCTGACTGATGTCATGTGCGCTGACATCACCATCCTGCAGGAAGCCCCGCCTCTCCGGTCTGTCCTTGAGGACTGCAATGTCCACTCAGAGCTGCATTGTCATCGCGGGAACTTATGAGTCACTCTGACATAATTCACAAGACGGACTCATAAATTAGTGACAAAGTAGCATCAATTAAGAAGCTTTACTGCCCAATACTATAAATTGCCTGTAATATACCAGCAGGTGGTTACAGATGATTATcaattacttttgttttattaggGGTAGAAGTTCTAGTTGCCCAATCCTGCTTTCATGTATCTTGGAGTTACAATCCTCTACATCTTCATGCTTTACAGTCATTTTACTAATATCTCAAAGCTTTAAAGTCCTTCCCTAGCTTGTTTACATAACTTAATCTTCATCCTCTATGTGATAGTTTTTGTGTTCCTAGTATATTATGCATTCAGTGTACAGGTATGAATATCTTCTTTATTCCTTGAACATGCCACTGAAAGATGTCCCTGAGGCCAGATAGATAAAGTAGATATTTCTCCATCTCCAGGCAAAGTGAATAAACTCCAGAAATGAAAGCTACAACTCTTCCTTTTACTATTATGTGACATGTGAGAGACAGCAGAGTGAGCGTCCATGTTGAGGAGCATTCAAATGCCCCAGAGATCCTCCACTATCTGCTCTCCAAATCCCACTCCTCATCCTGGGTCTTTTTATAGTCCCACGCTGCATTACTGTGGAGTCAGATACCACGCGTGTGTCTTACCTCCGTCATAAGGCCGCCTCAAGACATGTGTATCAGTATGTACAAAGTCTGTGTGGATTGTATGGACCTGGATGCAACCAGGAAACGTGATATTCCAGTGAAaagcgtgtgcgtgtgtgtgtgtgtgtgtgtgtgtgtgtgagaaaatgcTTATTGGCATCCATGTTCATGTGATGGACCTGAACCCAGACAGACCTGGAAAACTCCTCAACGGGCTCGTGAATTTCTCCCTTTGGTGACCCGTCTCATTTAATTATAATCCCCGTTGGACGCCATCTCATCCTGACACCGTAGCCGCCTTGAAAGCCAGGCACCGCATTTAAAAGACCTCTGGCTACTCATCCTCATGGGCAGGGAGTCAAGCCATCAGCTGGGATGCTACTTGAaaccccccacccacacacacacctccaccccTTGAACCCCGTCTTGCCTGCCAAATGCACCAATATGAGTGACACTGTACCTTAGCCACATTATGAGGCCATTGAAAACAGTTCTGCATCTATCTATAGctatgaaaatacattttgtggtgTGCTGGTGTGTACACGGTGTTCTTTGAGGCCTTGCAACAATCCATTACATCCTTAAAGCAAAATAACACCCTCACGATCTGCACAGATGCATTTCTTGCAACAACATTTAATGCAGCAAAGAGTGCATTACATATTGCAAATGTTAGaacaaataaaatggaaaagtaAGAATGAAAGGATGAGCCTGTGTACCAAAACATCACACATGCGCTGTTTTGCCAGAGACAGTGGCACTTCCTGCAGATTTGGGATGCACGTCTTACCTTTATACTGAGGGGTGAACTTCCTCATCTCTGTAGGGAGGCTCTTGTAGAATTGATGCTCCCGGGGGATGAG
This region of Pempheris klunzingeri isolate RE-2024b chromosome 2, fPemKlu1.hap1, whole genome shotgun sequence genomic DNA includes:
- the LOC139209737 gene encoding inositol hexakisphosphate kinase 2-like, producing MSPALEALMQADGTPYPGKGVMLEPFVHQVGGHSCVLRFGEQTICKPLIPREHQFYKSLPTEMRKFTPQYKGVVSVSFEEDEEGNLCLIAYPLHSESGDLENKDPSSDCEPKSKMLKWSNKKQSPLLLENDNYSKERARHSRKEDKIMSYNRDEMQQQQQAEVLYFSLEKGNVVPQIKHNPWSLKCHQQHLQRMKENAKHRNQYKFILLENLTWRYTVPCVLDLKMGTRQHGDDASEEKKANQIRKCQQSTSASIGVRLCGMQVYQSDSGQLMFMNKYHGRKLTLAGFKEALYQFFHNGRRLRRELLSPVLRRLREMQAALEACESYRFYSSSLLIIYDGDPPRTPTRPRHRGGEDGDEDEPSDDEEEEEDEEDEEEEEEGAFGFPRSSSSAGGGASVAGGSSNGGSGRSSHSTGEASSPVVDVRMIDFAHTTCRHYGEDSVVHEGQDSGFIFGLQNLITIISQLEDHSTD